Proteins from one Pontibacter korlensis genomic window:
- a CDS encoding DUF6952 family protein: MKIPAIKKLVENYSLEQLMAAEAAIVEEQQPAIEVEGEDEGEQLTHVLAAVWILNEMEDNGTEFKAALRMYTQKVRVSIS, encoded by the coding sequence ATGAAGATACCTGCAATAAAAAAGCTTGTTGAAAATTACTCGCTTGAGCAACTGATGGCTGCCGAGGCCGCTATTGTGGAAGAGCAGCAGCCAGCAATTGAGGTGGAAGGCGAGGATGAGGGCGAGCAACTGACACACGTTTTAGCCGCTGTCTGGATCTTAAACGAGATGGAGGATAACGGTACAGAGTTCAAAGCCGCGCTGCGCATGTATACGCAGAAGGTTCGTGTTTCTATCAGCTAA
- the crtD gene encoding 1-hydroxycarotenoid 3,4-desaturase CrtD codes for MTKAAIIGAGIGGIATAVRLAVKGYDVTVLEANHTFGGKMHEFWLGKYRFDAGPSLFTLPHLVDELFTLAGRNPSDYFRYTRLDPITHYFWPDGSHVKACADAEKFAQEAEQQLGVPKRAVQEALQKSARLYKGTANTFLQKSLHRLNTYLSPDVLKALGCLSDLGLTTTMHEANANQFSDPRFVQLLDRFATYNGSDPYQAPGTLNIIPHLEHNIGAFYPEGGIYAIAASLVKLAEELGVEFRYNEQVERIITQQNNVTGVETIKGRYAADVVVSNMDVVPTYRRLLPDQPAPEKTLQQPRSSSALIFYWGVRKVFPQLHVHNIFFSQDYKSEFEHIFKYKTVSPDPTIYVNITSKADPADAPAGGENWFVMVNVPHNQGQDWQQLTAETRQAVLQKLKHMLRTDVEALIEEEQVLDPLLIESRTSSFGGALYGSSSNNKMAAFLRHPNFSSKIKGLYFCGGSVHPGGGIPLCLLSAKIVGELTPAVAPSPAKSPKHHA; via the coding sequence ATGACGAAAGCAGCCATTATCGGGGCAGGTATAGGAGGCATTGCCACAGCAGTGCGTTTAGCCGTAAAAGGCTATGACGTAACTGTGCTGGAGGCAAATCATACCTTTGGCGGAAAGATGCACGAGTTCTGGCTGGGTAAGTACAGGTTTGATGCCGGACCATCGCTGTTCACATTGCCACACCTGGTAGATGAGCTTTTTACGCTGGCAGGACGCAACCCCTCGGATTACTTTCGCTATACACGTCTTGATCCCATTACCCACTACTTCTGGCCCGATGGCAGTCATGTGAAAGCCTGTGCTGATGCTGAGAAGTTTGCACAGGAAGCAGAGCAGCAGCTAGGAGTGCCAAAAAGAGCAGTGCAGGAGGCATTGCAGAAAAGCGCGCGGCTATACAAAGGTACAGCAAATACATTTCTGCAGAAATCCCTGCATCGGCTAAATACTTACCTGAGCCCGGACGTGCTAAAGGCACTAGGTTGCCTTTCCGACCTTGGCCTCACGACCACCATGCACGAAGCAAATGCCAATCAGTTTAGTGACCCACGTTTTGTGCAGCTGCTGGATAGGTTTGCTACTTACAATGGTTCTGACCCGTACCAGGCACCAGGCACGCTAAACATCATCCCGCACCTGGAGCATAACATAGGAGCCTTTTACCCGGAAGGTGGCATCTACGCGATTGCCGCTAGCCTGGTAAAATTGGCTGAGGAGCTAGGTGTGGAGTTTAGATATAATGAGCAGGTTGAGCGAATCATTACTCAACAAAACAATGTTACAGGCGTAGAGACCATTAAAGGCAGGTATGCTGCTGATGTGGTGGTGAGTAACATGGATGTAGTGCCCACTTATCGAAGGCTCCTGCCGGATCAGCCAGCGCCTGAGAAAACGCTGCAGCAGCCGCGTTCCAGTTCTGCCCTGATTTTCTATTGGGGGGTAAGGAAAGTGTTTCCGCAGCTTCATGTGCACAACATCTTCTTTAGCCAAGACTATAAGAGTGAATTTGAGCACATCTTTAAGTACAAAACAGTCAGTCCGGATCCAACCATTTACGTTAACATCACCTCTAAAGCCGATCCTGCGGATGCGCCTGCCGGAGGTGAAAATTGGTTTGTAATGGTTAACGTGCCGCACAACCAGGGGCAGGATTGGCAGCAGTTAACAGCGGAAACACGACAAGCAGTACTGCAAAAACTGAAGCACATGCTCCGAACAGACGTGGAAGCTTTGATAGAAGAAGAACAGGTGCTGGATCCGCTGCTAATTGAGAGCCGCACTTCCTCGTTTGGAGGGGCCTTGTATGGTAGTAGCTCGAACAACAAAATGGCAGCATTCCTGCGTCACCCGAATTTCAGCTCTAAAATTAAAGGTTTATACTTTTGCGGTGGCAGTGTGCATCCAGGCGGCGGTATTCCGTTGTGCCTGCTATCAGCCAAAATTGTAGGAGAGTTAACACCAGCTGTAGCTCCCTCGCCTGCAAAATCACCTAAACACCATGCCTGA
- a CDS encoding DEAD/DEAH box helicase, with protein MNVYTTQPFQVIYSLFEHEYLGYLFESFVVQVNSKGQLTLQHQNISAKNADEFAARLDAEDFKLIQLIDQVQQDAVLKRFSTKKKLSPAEFFLKVYDPEKGDKAMQEAISHYVQSRMGKILELLRHDKMTFIMGKDGEPTWRRIKIAPERATVLFHFMRNEDNTHYFPTIKYNGQKLDFQYKNAVLICHEPAWLMLNDQVYSFEKNVDGKKLQPFLNKRFIVVPRSVEENYYRKFVAPLVEQFDVHAKGFDIRAEKYVPSPYLTFSEITASEVPAIAFKKDEGADSEGNKILFDLSFKYGDYLVQTQEAKRISVSMEKTPESYIFHKLIRDAGSEKEFVKELSKRALEVKNGQAVLEKSAAFTWLNNNLQDLERLGFTVEQNQKSGKNYFIGEITLDVGITEKNDWFDIYGTVRFGEFTIPFIRLKNHILTKNNEFLLPNGKIAIIPEEWFTQYIELFAFAEGEEHLTLRKHHMALVNDLQNGNLATVTMSRKLEKLREFETIEDQPLPAGFIGELRPYQKAGYNWLHFVQNYKFGGCLADDMGLGKTVQTLAMLQHRKENGAESASLLVMPTSLVYNWLNEALKFTPDLRVLNYTGTYRDKNVEQFSNYDVILTSYGIVRLDADLLQSYYFDYIILDESQAIKNPDSNTSKSVRALKSRHRLILTGTPVENSTMDLWSQMSFINPGLLGSQHFFRNEFLKPIEKEKDEQKTRRLHALIKPFILRRHKSQVAKELPEKIEQTVFCKMTEEQEHAYEETKSYYRNKILKNLEENGPGNTQFMLLQGLTKLRQIANHPLMTDPGYEGESGKLKEVLHMTKTVVGKGHKVLIFSQFVKHLEIIRKVLDKREISYTYLDGNTKNRHEQVERFQSDKSIHVFLISLKAGGVGLNLTAADYVFILDPWWNPAVEAQAVDRAHRIGQQNTVFTYKFITKDTVEEKILALQSRKIQLVTDLISTDETVIKSLTKEDIDNLLS; from the coding sequence ATGAATGTTTATACCACGCAGCCTTTTCAGGTGATCTACTCGCTCTTTGAGCACGAATACCTGGGTTACCTGTTTGAGTCATTTGTGGTACAGGTTAACTCCAAAGGCCAACTCACCCTACAGCACCAAAACATCTCGGCAAAAAACGCGGATGAGTTTGCTGCGCGCCTCGATGCAGAAGATTTTAAGTTGATCCAGCTGATAGATCAGGTGCAGCAGGATGCAGTGCTGAAGCGCTTCTCTACTAAAAAGAAGCTTTCCCCCGCTGAGTTTTTTCTGAAAGTATACGACCCTGAGAAGGGTGACAAGGCAATGCAGGAGGCGATAAGCCATTATGTGCAGAGCCGTATGGGAAAGATATTAGAGCTGCTTCGCCACGACAAGATGACCTTTATCATGGGCAAGGATGGCGAGCCGACCTGGCGCAGGATTAAAATTGCGCCGGAACGTGCTACGGTCTTGTTCCACTTCATGCGCAATGAGGACAACACGCACTACTTCCCTACCATTAAGTATAATGGACAGAAGCTAGATTTCCAGTATAAAAATGCTGTTCTGATATGCCATGAGCCTGCGTGGCTGATGCTAAATGACCAGGTGTATAGCTTCGAGAAGAATGTAGACGGTAAAAAGCTGCAGCCCTTCCTGAACAAGCGCTTTATTGTGGTGCCACGCTCGGTGGAGGAAAACTACTACCGCAAGTTTGTAGCACCGCTGGTAGAGCAGTTTGATGTGCATGCCAAAGGCTTTGATATCAGGGCCGAGAAGTATGTGCCAAGCCCTTACCTCACTTTTTCCGAAATAACGGCTTCTGAGGTGCCTGCCATTGCCTTTAAAAAGGATGAAGGAGCTGACTCAGAAGGAAACAAAATCCTCTTCGACCTTTCCTTTAAGTATGGCGACTACCTTGTGCAGACGCAGGAAGCAAAACGCATTAGCGTTAGCATGGAGAAAACACCAGAATCTTATATTTTCCATAAGCTGATACGTGATGCCGGCAGCGAAAAGGAGTTTGTGAAAGAACTGAGCAAGCGGGCGCTGGAAGTGAAAAACGGACAGGCTGTGTTGGAGAAGAGTGCTGCATTTACCTGGCTGAACAACAACCTGCAGGACCTGGAGAGACTGGGCTTTACAGTAGAGCAGAACCAGAAGAGCGGCAAGAACTACTTTATAGGTGAAATAACCTTAGATGTAGGTATCACAGAGAAAAACGACTGGTTCGATATCTACGGCACCGTGCGCTTTGGTGAGTTCACTATTCCATTTATCAGGCTCAAGAACCATATTCTGACAAAGAATAACGAGTTCTTGTTGCCAAACGGGAAGATAGCTATTATTCCGGAGGAGTGGTTTACGCAGTATATCGAGCTATTTGCCTTTGCGGAAGGAGAGGAGCACCTGACGCTGCGAAAGCACCACATGGCGTTGGTAAACGACCTGCAGAACGGCAACCTGGCTACTGTTACTATGAGCCGCAAATTGGAGAAGCTGCGTGAGTTTGAAACGATAGAAGATCAGCCACTGCCGGCTGGTTTTATCGGTGAATTGCGCCCTTACCAGAAGGCTGGCTATAACTGGCTTCACTTTGTGCAGAACTATAAGTTCGGGGGCTGCTTGGCCGATGACATGGGTCTGGGTAAAACCGTACAAACGCTGGCTATGCTGCAGCACCGCAAAGAGAATGGCGCAGAGTCAGCCTCGTTGCTCGTAATGCCTACTTCGCTGGTTTATAACTGGCTGAATGAGGCACTGAAGTTCACACCGGACCTTCGCGTACTGAACTACACCGGCACTTATCGCGATAAGAATGTTGAGCAGTTCTCTAACTATGATGTTATCCTGACCTCGTATGGTATCGTGCGCCTGGATGCAGACCTGCTGCAGAGCTACTACTTCGACTATATTATCCTTGACGAGTCGCAGGCGATCAAGAATCCTGACTCAAACACATCAAAATCTGTGCGTGCGTTAAAGTCGCGGCACCGTTTGATACTAACAGGTACACCCGTGGAGAACAGCACAATGGACCTGTGGTCGCAGATGTCTTTCATCAACCCGGGCTTATTGGGCAGTCAGCACTTCTTCCGCAACGAGTTTCTAAAACCGATCGAGAAGGAGAAGGATGAGCAGAAAACGCGTCGCCTGCACGCCCTGATTAAGCCATTTATACTTCGCAGGCATAAATCTCAGGTAGCCAAAGAGCTGCCTGAAAAAATAGAGCAGACTGTTTTCTGTAAAATGACCGAGGAGCAGGAGCATGCTTACGAAGAAACAAAGTCATACTACCGCAACAAGATTCTGAAGAACCTGGAGGAGAACGGGCCGGGCAATACCCAGTTTATGCTTTTGCAGGGCCTGACGAAGCTGCGTCAGATAGCAAACCACCCGCTCATGACTGATCCTGGCTACGAAGGCGAGTCAGGTAAGCTGAAGGAGGTGCTGCATATGACTAAAACCGTAGTAGGCAAAGGGCACAAAGTGCTTATCTTTAGCCAATTTGTAAAGCACCTGGAGATTATCCGTAAGGTGTTGGACAAGCGGGAAATCAGCTATACCTATCTGGATGGCAACACAAAGAACCGCCATGAGCAGGTTGAGCGCTTCCAAAGCGATAAAAGTATACACGTGTTCCTGATATCGCTGAAAGCGGGCGGAGTGGGCCTGAACCTGACTGCCGCAGACTACGTGTTCATCCTGGACCCATGGTGGAATCCAGCGGTTGAGGCACAGGCAGTAGACAGAGCACACCGCATTGGGCAGCAGAACACAGTGTTTACCTATAAGTTTATCACCAAGGATACAGTAGAAGAGAAGATACTGGCACTGCAGAGCCGTAAGATTCAGCTTGTGACAGACCTGATAAGTACCGACGAAACAGTAATCAAGAGCCTTACCAAAGAGGATATTGACAACCTGCTGAGTTAA
- the tatC gene encoding twin-arginine translocase subunit TatC has translation MDQSFLEEEPKEMSFVDHLEELRWHIIRALGSIFVFATIAFLAKSFVFHDIILAPSRTDFLSYRVMCQVGQYFGSDVLCFEEMGFTIQSRQMSGQFTMHLLVSVVLGLACAFPYAFWEIWRFVRPGLYPQERKNSEGAVFFVSILFVLGLLFGYYVVSPISINFLAGYQVDPSIVNEFDLSSYISTLTTLCLACAFMFEMPVIVFFLTKAGLISPETMKLYRRHALVVILVVGAIITPPDVISQILISMPLMLLYEVSIHISQSIRKKDLKRLNEQNTQS, from the coding sequence ATGGATCAATCATTTCTGGAAGAAGAGCCGAAAGAGATGTCCTTTGTGGACCATCTGGAGGAGTTAAGGTGGCACATCATCAGAGCCCTTGGTTCTATCTTTGTATTCGCTACCATTGCTTTTCTAGCGAAAAGCTTTGTGTTCCATGATATTATACTAGCCCCTTCGCGCACTGATTTCCTGAGCTACAGGGTGATGTGCCAGGTGGGGCAGTATTTTGGCTCAGACGTCCTTTGCTTTGAGGAAATGGGCTTCACCATACAAAGCCGTCAGATGAGCGGCCAGTTTACAATGCACCTCCTCGTGTCGGTGGTACTAGGTTTGGCATGTGCCTTTCCTTATGCTTTTTGGGAGATCTGGCGCTTCGTAAGGCCAGGGCTTTACCCGCAGGAGCGCAAAAATTCAGAAGGAGCAGTTTTCTTTGTATCTATTCTGTTTGTTTTAGGGCTACTGTTCGGATACTATGTAGTGTCCCCGATCTCTATAAACTTTCTGGCTGGATACCAGGTAGATCCAAGTATTGTAAATGAGTTTGACCTGTCGTCATACATCTCAACTTTAACAACGCTTTGTCTGGCTTGTGCTTTTATGTTTGAGATGCCAGTGATAGTGTTCTTCCTTACAAAGGCCGGCCTAATTTCACCAGAGACGATGAAGTTGTACCGCCGCCATGCTTTGGTGGTTATACTTGTAGTAGGCGCTATCATAACGCCGCCAGATGTGATAAGCCAGATACTGATCTCTATGCCGCTAATGCTACTCTACGAGGTAAGTATCCATATCTCACAGTCTATTCGTAAAAAAGACCTGAAGCGATTAAACGAACAAAACACACAATCCTAA
- a CDS encoding class I SAM-dependent methyltransferase, translating to MQYDPIKRVLGDVFNKTPFLRRVFYNLLDLLLLRAWHVQKELREWAANRRGGEQHILDAGSGFGQYTYYLSSMSQKWNVLAVDVKEEQVSDCNRFMRAIGHHNVLFKIADLVKFRQPESYDLILSVDVMEHILEDVEVFRNFHTSLRPGGMLLISTPSDQGGSDVHGDDEASFIEEHVRDGYNIKEIEDKLKTAGFSKVQARYSYGKPGQISWRLSMKYPLLMLNVSKIFFVLLPFYYLITFPFCLLLNRMDVEGEHPSGTGLIVKAWK from the coding sequence ATGCAGTACGACCCTATAAAGCGGGTACTTGGCGACGTGTTCAACAAGACCCCTTTCCTGCGCCGCGTATTTTATAACCTACTGGACCTGCTGCTGTTGCGTGCATGGCACGTGCAAAAAGAACTGCGCGAGTGGGCAGCTAACCGCCGGGGCGGAGAGCAACACATTCTCGATGCAGGCTCCGGCTTTGGGCAGTATACGTACTACCTCTCCAGCATGAGCCAAAAGTGGAATGTACTGGCCGTGGACGTGAAAGAGGAACAAGTGTCTGACTGTAATCGCTTTATGCGTGCTATTGGTCACCACAATGTGCTTTTTAAAATCGCCGACCTGGTGAAGTTTCGTCAACCAGAGAGTTATGATCTCATACTTTCAGTAGACGTAATGGAGCACATACTGGAGGATGTAGAAGTGTTCAGGAACTTTCACACATCGTTACGTCCTGGTGGTATGCTGCTGATTTCTACTCCGTCTGACCAAGGTGGCTCTGATGTGCATGGCGATGATGAGGCTTCATTTATCGAAGAGCACGTACGGGATGGCTATAATATCAAAGAGATTGAGGATAAGCTAAAAACAGCAGGCTTTAGTAAAGTGCAGGCACGTTACTCCTATGGCAAGCCGGGGCAAATTTCATGGCGCCTGTCTATGAAGTATCCACTGCTAATGCTGAACGTATCCAAAATTTTCTTCGTGCTGTTGCCGTTCTACTACCTGATTACCTTCCCCTTCTGTCTTTTGCTAAACAGAATGGATGTAGAAGGAGAGCATCCGTCGGGAACTGGTCTGATTGTAAAAGCCTGGAAGTAA
- the rbfA gene encoding 30S ribosome-binding factor RbfA gives MESKRQQKFSRLIQKELADIFQREVPHLFGGAYISVSVVRVSPDLGVAKVYLSIMMAQNNEAVLQEVRINSKTIRHQLAQRIKNQVRIIPELIFYLDDTAEYAAKIDKLFDNLEIPPASEDDEDDETYPNK, from the coding sequence ATGGAAAGTAAAAGACAACAGAAATTCTCGCGCCTGATACAAAAAGAACTGGCAGACATCTTTCAAAGAGAGGTGCCGCACCTGTTCGGGGGCGCTTATATATCGGTAAGTGTAGTGCGTGTTTCACCAGATTTGGGCGTTGCTAAAGTATACCTGAGCATCATGATGGCTCAGAATAACGAGGCAGTGCTACAAGAGGTACGCATCAACTCAAAAACTATCCGGCACCAGCTGGCTCAGCGCATCAAAAACCAGGTGCGCATTATCCCTGAGCTGATTTTCTACCTGGATGATACCGCCGAATACGCAGCCAAAATAGATAAATTGTTCGATAATTTGGAAATCCCGCCTGCAAGCGAGGATGACGAGGACGACGAAACATACCCTAATAAGTAG
- the rpiB gene encoding ribose 5-phosphate isomerase B, giving the protein MSLKIAIGGDHAGYTYKSMLKGVLAELGHQVQDFGPDSEASVDYPDHVHPLAKAVASKDCDFGVLICGSGNGVAITANKYQDIRAALCWETELAKLAREHNNANILCIPARFVSEETARDMVRTFLATDFEGGRHQNRVNKIAAC; this is encoded by the coding sequence ATGTCATTGAAAATAGCAATTGGGGGCGACCACGCCGGTTATACTTACAAAAGCATGTTGAAAGGTGTGCTGGCTGAGCTTGGTCACCAGGTACAAGATTTTGGGCCGGATTCTGAGGCCTCAGTAGATTACCCTGATCATGTGCATCCTTTAGCAAAGGCTGTGGCAAGCAAAGACTGTGACTTTGGAGTGCTAATTTGCGGAAGCGGTAACGGAGTGGCTATTACAGCAAATAAGTATCAGGATATTCGTGCAGCGTTGTGCTGGGAAACTGAGTTGGCAAAGCTGGCCCGTGAGCACAATAACGCTAATATTCTCTGCATTCCGGCAAGATTTGTCTCAGAGGAGACAGCTAGAGATATGGTCCGCACTTTCCTTGCTACAGACTTCGAAGGAGGTCGCCATCAAAACAGAGTGAATAAAATAGCCGCTTGCTAA
- a CDS encoding ABC transporter permease: MNVPFLIAKRYFFSRKKRNIISIISNIAMIGVAVGSAALIIVLSVFNGLEDLIREIYSSFDPDLKVTAAEGKSFETDTEFMNRIRRTPGVAVVSEVIEDNALLRYNDRQMVVKVKGVSENFFQQNEIDSSVVEGSNELYFNNSYRALVGRGVQYQLSIRPSNQFVPMQFLYPRNVKFNPLNPEGSFNSLNILPGGIFAIERQYDDAYVFVPLNFAEELLEYGRRRTALELKIEQGYKIEQVKRELQKLLGENFKVQNSDEQHTSLLRAVKVEKLFVFITFAFILGIASLNIFFSLSMLVIDKKKDIAILASMGATAKTIRNIFLFEGALVAFIGAAYGLSLGMLICNLQQTFGLVSMGMATSVVEAYPVKMEIEDFVLTGLAIVVITLLVSIRPANKAAAMSVTENI; the protein is encoded by the coding sequence ATGAACGTACCTTTTCTGATAGCGAAGCGATACTTTTTCTCCAGAAAGAAGAGGAACATCATCAGCATTATTTCCAACATCGCCATGATTGGAGTGGCTGTTGGCTCGGCTGCACTAATAATAGTACTATCGGTTTTTAATGGCCTGGAAGATCTTATTCGGGAAATTTACTCCAGCTTTGACCCTGACCTGAAGGTTACTGCTGCCGAGGGGAAGTCGTTTGAAACAGACACTGAGTTCATGAACCGTATTCGACGCACGCCTGGTGTGGCTGTGGTGTCGGAGGTAATTGAAGATAATGCCTTGTTACGCTATAACGACCGGCAAATGGTTGTAAAGGTGAAGGGGGTAAGCGAAAACTTCTTTCAGCAGAACGAGATTGATTCCTCGGTAGTAGAAGGTAGCAATGAGCTATACTTCAACAACAGCTACCGGGCACTTGTAGGGCGTGGGGTGCAGTACCAACTATCCATCCGACCTAGCAATCAGTTTGTGCCGATGCAGTTCCTGTACCCGCGCAACGTAAAATTCAACCCGCTTAACCCAGAAGGCTCTTTCAACAGCCTGAACATCCTGCCAGGAGGTATTTTTGCCATAGAGCGCCAGTATGACGACGCTTACGTGTTTGTACCCCTCAACTTTGCAGAGGAGCTACTGGAATATGGCCGGCGCCGAACAGCCCTTGAGCTCAAAATTGAGCAAGGCTACAAGATAGAGCAGGTAAAGCGTGAGCTGCAAAAGCTGCTAGGCGAGAACTTTAAGGTACAGAACTCTGATGAGCAGCATACCAGTTTGCTGCGCGCCGTGAAGGTAGAAAAGCTCTTCGTATTCATAACTTTCGCGTTCATTCTTGGCATCGCCTCACTCAATATCTTCTTCTCGCTCTCTATGCTTGTTATCGACAAGAAGAAAGACATCGCCATACTTGCCTCAATGGGTGCTACTGCCAAAACAATTCGCAACATCTTCTTGTTTGAGGGAGCGTTGGTAGCCTTTATCGGGGCAGCTTATGGCTTATCCTTAGGAATGTTGATTTGCAATTTGCAGCAGACATTTGGGCTGGTAAGTATGGGTATGGCTACTTCGGTAGTGGAGGCCTATCCAGTAAAAATGGAAATTGAAGACTTTGTGCTAACAGGCTTGGCTATAGTTGTAATTACGCTGTTGGTGTCCATCAGGCCAGCAAACAAAGCAGCTGCCATGTCTGTGACAGAGAATATCTAG
- a CDS encoding carotenoid biosynthesis protein — MPDTKIASVLTPLAQKYGKYALPVAVAILVIFHGVGFWGFLFSGRPEYFQELTPMNLLLTNALLFAFHRHWSVAFILFAVLVSAVGYFSEVLGVHTGLLFGDYAYGAALGLKVWEVPLLIGLNWLMLVYTTGHISNFIRLPWLVKALLGALLMVLLDIFIEPVAMQFDFWSWSGADIPLSNFIGWFMIATGLHVYFQKAPMYKENKLAPYVFLVQLLFFISIYSFL; from the coding sequence ATGCCTGATACAAAAATAGCATCAGTACTAACACCCTTGGCTCAGAAGTATGGCAAATATGCTTTGCCGGTGGCTGTTGCCATCCTGGTAATTTTCCATGGAGTCGGCTTTTGGGGGTTTCTGTTTAGCGGCAGACCTGAATACTTTCAGGAGCTCACCCCTATGAACCTTCTGCTCACCAATGCACTGCTCTTTGCCTTTCACCGCCATTGGAGTGTGGCCTTTATACTTTTTGCTGTTTTAGTGTCGGCTGTAGGTTACTTTTCGGAAGTGCTGGGAGTGCACACAGGGTTGCTGTTCGGAGACTATGCTTATGGTGCTGCACTAGGGCTAAAAGTGTGGGAGGTGCCCTTACTGATTGGACTTAACTGGCTGATGCTGGTATACACTACCGGCCACATCAGCAATTTCATACGTCTGCCCTGGTTGGTGAAAGCGTTGTTAGGTGCCTTGCTAATGGTGCTGCTAGACATTTTTATAGAGCCAGTAGCCATGCAGTTTGACTTCTGGAGTTGGAGTGGAGCGGACATCCCGCTATCCAACTTTATTGGCTGGTTTATGATAGCAACAGGACTTCATGTCTACTTCCAGAAAGCACCCATGTATAAAGAAAATAAATTAGCACCTTACGTTTTCCTAGTTCAACTTCTCTTCTTTATAAGTATCTATAGTTTTCTGTAA
- a CDS encoding SRPBCC family protein has translation MKIHLETKVRQDYRSVFDAFDEQLFRKLAPPYPRLQLLRFDGSEPGDVVEVELQTGIKSFRWTSLITERVVTGAEAYFVDQGQELPPPLQLWHHRHLVTKNGGGAIIHDIITYSTGNKLLDLLLYPFMLAAFGMRKPIYRREFGEA, from the coding sequence ATGAAAATTCACCTGGAGACGAAAGTGCGGCAGGACTACCGCAGCGTGTTCGATGCCTTTGACGAACAGCTGTTTCGGAAGTTAGCTCCCCCCTACCCTAGGCTGCAACTCCTGCGCTTCGATGGCTCCGAGCCTGGTGATGTGGTGGAAGTAGAGCTACAGACAGGCATAAAATCTTTCCGCTGGACCAGCCTGATCACTGAGCGAGTAGTAACTGGTGCAGAAGCATACTTTGTAGACCAGGGTCAGGAGCTGCCTCCTCCCCTGCAGCTGTGGCACCACCGACACCTTGTAACCAAAAATGGTGGCGGGGCTATCATTCATGATATCATTACCTATAGCACAGGCAACAAACTACTGGACCTGCTATTATACCCGTTCATGTTAGCCGCCTTTGGTATGCGTAAGCCAATTTACAGGAGAGAGTTTGGTGAAGCATAA